The genomic region cctaagagttggcggtgggtggtgatgggtagctgctttccttctagtctcacagtgctaaattatggacggctagcgaagatagcccttgagtagttttacgcgaaattcaaaaacaaaccaaaaccaaacaattCAGCAGCCTTTAAAGTTTGACCTTATTTcctattattttatattgcaaGAGAAATTGTAACTGGGAATTGGAACCGATTAAATTTATGGGGCTAATTacctgataataaataataaattgttggaATGAAGACATTTGGCATGACCAATTACTTCAACAAATGTGGAAATAAAATCTCAACAACTAAACTTGTGCCATTATGTAACTTAGGAGGATCAATATTTAccaataacattatttttcaacCAACCTTTAATTACAGGATGTGTCTTGTTATCGCTTGTTATTCAAGAGGACATAGGAATTCAGAGTAGTATTTTACAGTATAAACTGCAACTGGAATACTGACAACTGAACTGTGGATGATTTCCTGTTAGGAACTTTtgcaataattaataatttatgtcaCGCATATTATCATTTAGAGGGCAAGAACTGTTCTTTTATACAACCACTAATAATGTTGACAAATATTAGGGAACACCTTTTCTTTTGCGTCTGTATTCTTACGTAAGTTTACACATTTGCCTGGAatagtaatgttgttgtttgattggttttggttgtttttgtacCACcgaatttattaaaaacaaagaaattgaaattaaacaataaattaatagttACATTAAACATTCAACATAAAGAATATTGATGGCCTAACAACAATATCGTGATAATTTTGTTGCTAAACAAGGATATATGGTATTGAATATTACCAATAGGAACGTAACACGAAGAAAGAAACTGAATTAATAGCATATAAACCTGGTGGGAATTTTGTCTTTCATGTTACTTGTGGGGACTATCAGAACTACAAACTTATATCCACATAGAGATAATTCCTACTACATTTATTTCTGTTCATCTAAAGtaaaagcatttatttatttaattttatgttctaGAATCGAATACTTTCATATCTGTTATTCAGTGACACATAGAACAACCTTCAGATTTACCGAGCCTGACATGGGCAAGTGTTTCGGTACTCGactgtaacctgagggtcgcagattcgaatccctgtcattcCAGATACGctctcccctttcagccgtgggggcattataatttgatgatcaatctcactttttattggtagaagagtagcccaggcgttggcgatggatggtgatgtctagccgccttccctctattcttacactgctaaattagagacggtttgcgcagataactctcatatagctttgcgcgaaattcaaaacaaacaaatcaggtTTACCCTTGTAGTTAAAATAcgctctttttttttctataagctTTCACAATGCCattcgaaaatattttatttttgtgtacgATTTCTTAGCGAATATAATCTTATAGTTCTGGTCTCTTTTTCTCAGACTAAAAATTGTTAGTGGTTCGAACAATTTTATAATGGTTTTCTGCTGAAGTAGTAaagtaaaaaactttaaaattagatattagcTTGGACTTGATAGGTCatgtatttaaatttcaaaatactaGATGCTGACTTGTTCATCAACAAAGTATTTTATGAATTGAAAGGCATAAACTTTCTCTTCTTTCGATCCTTCATTTTTCTGTTTGCTTAGAATTTATATCATGttcactacatggccaaaagtatgtggacacctgtCCATCACACCCATATATGGTTTATGAACATCCCATTACAAAATAATTggcattaaaatgaaattttaatttgctgctataacagcctccactcttctgggaaggtttttcactagattttggaacatggctgcggggattcgatTCTATTCAGCTACAAGAACATTAGTGAGGTTGGGCACTGATGTAGTACGAGAAGGGCTGAATCGCAATCGGCGTTCTAATTCATCCTAAAGGTGTTCGAtgaggttgaggtcagggctctatgcgggccagtcaagttcttccacaccaacctcggcaaaccatgtctttatggacctcgctttgtgcacgtgGGCATTtttatgctgaaacaaaaaagggcatTCCTCAAACTGTTGGCACAAAGTTGGAAACGCAAATTCTCTGGAAAAATAGCCCCAGACTCTTATTCcttctccacaaaactttacagttgggattatgcattcaggcaggtagcattctcctggcatctgccaaactCAGATTACtccatcagactgccagatagtgaatcgtgattcatcactccaaagAACGTGTTTTCAGTGCTCCCTACtccaatggtggtgtgctttacaccactccagtcGACGTTTGGCATTGCACATAGAGATCTTAGGCTTGTATGCAGCTGCTCAGCCatagaaacccatttcatgaaactCTTGACGAACAGTTCTTGCGCTGACGTTGTTTcaagaggcagtttggaactctagcgagtgttgcaactgtgaatAGATGATTTGTATGCGCTTCAGCACTCGGTGGTCCCGTTTAGTGAGCTTGTGGCCTACCACTTCGTGGCTGagttgttgttgctcctagacgttttcaCTTCATAATAACCACTTACGGTTGATCGGGGCAGCTCTGCAGGGCAAAAACTTGACGAACATTCTTGTTGGAAAGgtagcatcctatgacagtgccacgttaaAAGTAACTGAGCTCTTCAGCActacccattctactgccaatgtttgtctatggagatttcATGGCTGTGTGCTTGactttatgcacctgttagcaatggggtGTTGCTGAAATAACCAAACCcgctaattagaaggggtgttcgcatacttttggccatgtagtgcaTCAAATAATTGTTTATGCTTTAACCTAATTTTAACATACTAAAGAATAGTTCAACCAGTGcgctatattttacttttaacataataaataataattcaacTAGTGTGctgtaaaaaatattcattaagtcatttctatttgtaaataatttattaactgttttgaaACAGCTTTAAAGGACTCCTGTCcaatataatttgatatattttgatcaatgaattttttcttttctttatttacttttatagcaCTAGGTGAAGAACTAAAGTGGTGTGATCCGGCCAATGAGAAGGTTGTTGTTGTATGTATACTGTGATTGTACGCTCGTAGTGTAACAGGATGTCTTTAAATTTGAGTGACATTtcgtgtttgttttaaaatttaagttaataattaaatgtatttgagTATGAAAAATTGTTATTCAAATAATTACTggcatatttttgtatatttcgtTCTTTTTGCTGTAAATTTTAAGAAACTTCATTGTTACGAAGTTAATTGTTCACATATTTTAATTGGGCAGTAtcctttagttttaattttatgaaggtttatgtaaatttgaaatatgccttgattataattaaaatgtacgaTAAAATTCATAAGTTAAGTTATAATACCTCTCtatatttcagtgttttaaatccttaatttaaaattttacattgtCATCTGTTTTAGTTACTAATGTAGTAATAGTAATGTTTCATGTAGGATTAGCGGTGTTGGATTTGATGTAGTACTTATGGGCggtttatgtgatatttttttttatttcccacCAGTAAGCCACAATGTAAATAATACTCTTATTGGAACAGTagtatttatcaatataacaaaTTCAGTGCTCcacttaacttttatttttaggaacCAGCAAGTTCATGTTCTTTGTTTGTGGTTgtgagaaaaagaaaacagttctTCATAACTGTTTAAACATAATACATCTGAATAAAAACAactgttcaaaataatattaataaataggCTGTATTTATGTAGAATTCTGCTTTACAGGCAGGAAATTCAATTAAGTGCAAAAGTAATAGCTATCTCATTTCTACACtatgaatgtaaaaaaaaccTATTGACCCAAATTACCAAGTTTTTTTTTACCCAATGCAAGAGGGAAAATGTCCCATTGCTCCAAGCATTcagttgaagaaaatatttatataatggaTGTGTATACCTAAAATTCATGGGTTTGGTAAGAATCTTTCTTTGGGTTGTGCTCTCAGTGGAGGACTTAAACAGTTTTGTTACCATagtaaaggtaacataatctgATATTTAGActaattatcaattattttactgaggaaataaaactaaaacatgtcAAAAAATTTGCTTctatactgtatttataaaaacatactcTGTAACAGGGTAATATACAAATAACCTACATTTGCTGTGTAGCATCTGGTCTAGGAAAAACAAATtgtatgtaataattttattgactCTAGATGTTTTGTAGCTTTTCTTTCAAAAATCTCCAAAGAATATAACTATGTTTAGTGACCACTACCATATTTACTCATTCATATAAAGTATTGGAATGAATCTGTCAATAGAACTTAAATTTGATTGGAGCTGTCTTCAAATTATGTGTAGTTCAATTCTATTAATTAATCTGATCATCATCAGGTTCATGGGTTCACTGATGTCTTCAAATTATGTTAGGCTACAATTACACTTGCAGCACATGTCTAGGAAGCCTATCATGTTtcttacattgttttaaattctacagccttttcttctttaaaagtaTTCACCTGTATGTGTGAACATTAAAACAATGTCAACTACAGGGGTTACCAGATTTCACACTTTCTACAGTAACCAAATTAAAATTGAGGGTAAATGGTTTTATGTATGGTTTGTCTTATTTTCTGTTGAACCACAAAGCACTTGCTGCTTGTGGCAATAGTGCCATCATATCCTTGACCAGTCAGGTTTGTGACATCAAGTTCATTGTTATTTAATTCTTCCAGAATACATTTGGCCAATGATTCTGTCTCAAGTTCATGAGCAACTTTACAACAAAGATATTCTTCATTAATTTCTGAATTGTTAATGTGCCAAGCTCGTTTGCTGTTTTTTGATGGGTCTTTAGTTCTATCACCTATTATCAAAACATACTGGCttttcttatttgttattttattttgccaAGAATAGTGCTTTTCTTGATCTGATTCCAGGTATTCTTGTGCCAATCCAGATATTGACCCCAGAACACAACAACCAAGAGGATGTTCCAAAGAAAATAAAGCATTAGGTAAAAATGACATCAAAACTGTTCAATCAAAAGAAACTTTTGTAATCACATTAAAAACATTGAATTCTGGTATTACTGCAGCAGTGTTTAGGGTtaaagtgttaattatttataaaatattgaagacATTTGTTTGGTTCTTTCAGTAAACTGTACAACAGCTGAGAATATACAGTGTAAACCAGGCACAGGATTGGATAATAGGACCTTTATAGTTGAGATACCTTGTGAATACACGTGAGTATAAAAGATagtgttacaaataaaacatatcaaaggAAGCAGTCAGAATATGTTCTATATTTAAAGCTAGTTTCTTGAAGAAGAAATTTTAGATTTGGTTCAGTcattgtttcaaatgttttgatATGAAGTTTAACACTGATTAATTATCTGGTTCATATTTTTTCTCTTGATAAATATTATCTGGAGACTGAGTAAgggatatttgtttaaaatgggCTTAAAAGGCTTACAAAAAATACCATCTTCAGACATAAGATGTGGTTATGTTATGTAATGCAGAAAACATGAGACCATTAGTCAGTTTTAACTATTTGGTGGCTATACAAATGTTAAGTAGCCAAAGATTGTACTTGATATATTGAACAGAATTATGTAAGATAGGTAAAGATTGTGCTGACTGTATTGGAAGATTACATTGGTATCATGATAGTAGAGTGAGTAAGTGTTACGTTGATATATTGTAGTAAAGGAAGCATATAAACTCAACACTGTTAAGGATGCCATATTGATTGAgccttaaatggcagccatcatcaattgatactgctacctacaacatttctgATGTTTAAGGGTTGCTGggaaatttattcaaatatcagTAAGCATTAATTACACAGGTTATTGTCACCTAACCAAAGTAGGTGTTGATCTGTTAATGTAATGAAAGCAGTTAAATCATATACATACTTATCACATCTTGTTCCAATAATGCAATAAGTGTTTTCTGAATTTGTTCACTTCTGAGCTGGCATAGTCTGATGATTAGGATAAGTTGCTTCAGATTTGATTTTCATTGCCACCATTTCCTCCAGAGGGAGTGTTTCTGACTTATGGAAAGCTTCTGAGGCTATTGCCACCATCCCTAGTTTTGAAAGAAAGTAACAAACCAGCAAAACCAGTCACAAACTTGTGGCCTAGTTTAGTATTAAATTAAGGCTGATATAAATAAGTGGAGAAGTTGCTTTTGCCATGTTTCTAATGTTAAACATTCTTTCCTGAACAAATGGAAGTTGTGGCAAGCAACTCTGATAAAATGTTCACAAAGCagtacaaaatatgaaagaaaaaaaaacctactATGGAAGGTGCTTTCACTGAATGTTTTCTGCTGAATGGACCACACTTGACATAATCCAACATATACTGAATTCTTCCCAAAGATTCAAAATTAAAAGAggctttgatgaatgagctggctgatgttacatatttggagaatgtccatgctatgtattcaccaagattgtaattaaagaTTCATATATGGGCATTATTGGTCATAGTGGATAAACTGATTTATGACATTTggggatgctgtatatttgtggtgttAGGCGAGCTGGTCTTgtataggtaggaataaagtgtttttgaaattgcattggctttttttcatttttagtagtatttttgttagtatgtattcattcatgtttgttatgactatagcatttcctttatctgtttttagaatttgttttgtcttattttaggtttttaatggaattaatgtctctctttattatgttgttttttagttttctgttttgt from Tachypleus tridentatus isolate NWPU-2018 chromosome 1, ASM421037v1, whole genome shotgun sequence harbors:
- the LOC143231572 gene encoding TM2 domain-containing protein biscotti-like, encoding MRRLLLYSCANPDIDPRTQQPRGCSKENKALVNCTTAENIQCKPGTGLDNRTFIVEIPCEYT